In Mastigocladopsis repens PCC 10914, a single window of DNA contains:
- a CDS encoding MarR family winged helix-turn-helix transcriptional regulator, giving the protein MSTSSAKLEFVKKWRHVLAPYNLGYKLKLASQLMYRDFLERLEPYGLTPFHYLVLCCLWEEDGLSTSGIAEKLGQLGATLTGVVDRMEDRQLVYRQRDPEDRRLVRIWLTREGEQLKEVLPSIGEQTINRAMKGISKADQELISNLLDQIVSNVS; this is encoded by the coding sequence ATGTCCACTTCCTCAGCCAAGCTTGAATTTGTGAAGAAATGGCGACATGTTCTGGCTCCCTACAACTTAGGATACAAACTCAAGCTGGCATCGCAACTGATGTATCGCGATTTCTTAGAAAGACTTGAACCCTACGGACTCACGCCGTTTCATTACCTTGTGCTGTGCTGTCTGTGGGAAGAAGACGGTCTTTCTACATCTGGGATCGCCGAAAAGCTCGGACAGTTGGGAGCAACACTGACTGGCGTGGTAGATCGCATGGAAGACCGTCAACTCGTCTATCGGCAGCGCGACCCCGAAGACCGACGCTTGGTTAGAATTTGGCTAACCCGTGAAGGTGAGCAACTCAAGGAGGTGCTACCATCCATTGGCGAGCAGACGATTAATCGAGCAATGAAAGGCATCTCTAAAGCCGACCAAGAATTGATTTCCAACCTTTTAGATCAAATTGTCTCTAACGTTTCTTAA
- a CDS encoding glycosyltransferase family 4 protein, protein MRVLHILNHVQEIGNGIVNVAVDLACLQAKNGHDVGVASAGGEYEALLASYGVKHFTLNQKRTPINLINAAWRYRAIVKEFQPDIVHVHMMTGVVLARLLKASSVYALVSTVHNEFQRSSMLMGLADCVIAVSNAVAESMVKRGVPRKKLRVVSNGTLGSVRTRKLQDYLPMALQRPAIATVAGMYRRKGIGELINAFAQIADDFSDSHLYLVGNGPDRTMFEVQAKNTLFANRIHFEGFQPEAQAYMLGCDIFVLASHRDPSPLVIPEAREAGCAIIASNVDGIPEALDDGQAGILVPPANSQALAQALRQLLSSPELLQKWKDQAQQNLERLSVVRVHEETMAVYSELIKTCKVFSMVR, encoded by the coding sequence ATGCGTGTCCTACATATTTTAAATCACGTCCAGGAAATCGGTAATGGTATTGTCAATGTAGCGGTAGATTTAGCTTGCCTGCAAGCTAAAAATGGTCATGATGTTGGTGTAGCATCTGCTGGGGGAGAATATGAGGCATTACTCGCTAGTTACGGCGTAAAGCACTTCACATTGAATCAAAAAAGGACACCAATTAATTTAATTAATGCTGCTTGGCGTTATCGGGCAATAGTCAAAGAGTTTCAGCCGGATATAGTCCATGTCCATATGATGACTGGAGTTGTTCTGGCAAGGTTATTGAAAGCTTCATCTGTGTATGCTCTAGTCTCTACAGTACACAATGAATTCCAGCGCAGCTCGATGCTTATGGGTTTAGCAGATTGCGTCATTGCGGTAAGCAATGCAGTTGCTGAGTCAATGGTAAAGCGTGGTGTCCCGCGAAAGAAGTTGAGGGTGGTATCTAACGGTACACTGGGTAGCGTCCGGACAAGAAAACTTCAAGACTACCTACCAATGGCACTCCAAAGACCGGCGATCGCCACTGTAGCAGGTATGTATCGGCGTAAGGGTATTGGCGAGTTAATCAATGCTTTCGCTCAAATTGCCGATGATTTTTCTGACAGCCATCTGTATTTGGTGGGAAACGGTCCCGACCGGACTATGTTTGAAGTGCAGGCGAAAAATACACTCTTTGCTAACAGGATTCATTTTGAAGGCTTCCAGCCAGAAGCCCAAGCCTATATGCTAGGTTGTGACATATTTGTGCTGGCTTCGCACCGTGACCCCTCTCCTCTTGTTATTCCAGAAGCCCGTGAAGCCGGTTGCGCTATTATAGCCAGCAATGTGGATGGCATACCTGAAGCATTGGATGATGGACAAGCTGGTATTCTGGTACCACCAGCAAACAGCCAAGCCCTGGCACAAGCTTTAAGGCAATTGCTAAGTAGCCCCGAGCTACTGCAAAAATGGAAAGACCAAGCACAACAAAATTTGGAGCGACTGAGTGTTGTAAGAGTCCATGAGGAAACAATGGCAGTGTATAGTGAATTAATCAAGACCTGCAAGGTTTTTTCGATGGTTCGATGA
- a CDS encoding NHL repeat-containing protein gives MLNEYIRNLSQISFFGNKRIFKLIVGLMVGVIASTLIGMSFVARVTPAANTYTTSWIGNTFGGGSKWIQIQVSGMYVAPDGTVYTNSGWDEAGREVGIYKNSDVIGKAEDLHGWERSGGVAITADKKYIYVAMQQAHGGRAGEDYPPKGTTWRCVRRYDLSGKPAPFGGGRGWDKSMLIVSTKSQVTGLTNVSGKLYVSDPGANKVHVYDTSTMKELRSFSVPRPGQLTVDKQGNLWIIQGKNGSTSARISHYSKEGKPLSQVIADVVQPSALAVDNQGRLLVADNGPRQQVLIYNVTGNKPTQVGTFGTQGGIYAGTPGEVGDLKFSGISGVGVDGSGNIYIANDGFKRSGADLRKFSPSGKLQWRLLGLAFIDNADADPATNGADVYTKDEHFVMDYSKPPGKQWTYKGYTLNAFKYPQDPRLNVGGDAPIFRRIKGKPFLFLTDMYGVALQIYRFDKTKNGEIAIPSGLFIGTNVNGKQAIAGNWPPNQPKTGEWIWRDKNGNGAFDGGEYDISKDYPYIGGWWVDSKGDVWKTLRSQDGIGIRHYPLQGLDDQGNPIYTYNSMKKQKTPSIFTDLRRIEYFPETDTMYLTGFTKEHPAIHSDYAKLVGSEMARYDNWSKGKLTQRWRIVLPIDDKSSLPEVLTPSAISVAGDYVFAVTVKAAEVYVYNTKTGAFVRKLKPGPEVASESGWVDIPYGVRAFRRSNGEYLVFVEEDAKGKVIMYRLPR, from the coding sequence ATGCTCAATGAGTACATAAGGAATTTATCTCAAATCAGTTTTTTTGGCAATAAAAGAATCTTTAAATTGATAGTCGGTTTGATGGTGGGAGTTATTGCTTCGACGCTCATTGGAATGTCCTTTGTTGCAAGAGTTACGCCTGCTGCAAATACCTACACAACATCTTGGATAGGTAATACTTTTGGCGGTGGTAGCAAATGGATACAAATCCAAGTGAGTGGTATGTATGTTGCTCCTGATGGCACAGTTTATACGAATAGTGGGTGGGATGAAGCCGGTCGGGAAGTCGGAATTTATAAAAACTCAGATGTGATTGGCAAGGCTGAGGATTTACATGGATGGGAAAGGTCAGGCGGAGTTGCTATCACTGCTGATAAGAAGTATATCTATGTAGCAATGCAACAGGCTCACGGCGGGCGTGCAGGAGAGGATTATCCACCAAAGGGAACAACTTGGCGTTGCGTAAGACGCTACGACTTGTCTGGAAAGCCTGCACCCTTTGGTGGAGGGCGTGGCTGGGACAAAAGTATGTTAATTGTGAGTACGAAAAGCCAAGTCACTGGACTCACGAATGTAAGTGGCAAGTTGTATGTCAGCGATCCTGGAGCCAACAAGGTTCACGTCTACGACACCAGCACAATGAAGGAACTACGCAGTTTTTCAGTTCCTCGTCCGGGACAACTGACTGTAGATAAACAAGGGAATTTATGGATCATTCAAGGCAAAAATGGCAGCACTTCTGCGAGGATTTCGCATTATTCAAAAGAAGGAAAGCCATTGTCTCAGGTGATTGCGGACGTTGTTCAACCGAGTGCGCTCGCAGTTGATAATCAAGGCAGACTTTTGGTAGCAGACAATGGACCGCGTCAGCAAGTCCTGATTTATAACGTTACAGGCAACAAGCCAACGCAGGTGGGGACTTTTGGCACGCAAGGTGGAATTTATGCAGGGACTCCTGGTGAAGTCGGAGATTTGAAATTTAGCGGAATTAGCGGAGTAGGTGTAGATGGATCGGGTAACATCTATATTGCTAATGATGGTTTCAAGCGCTCAGGGGCAGATTTAAGGAAGTTTTCCCCATCAGGAAAACTACAGTGGCGGTTACTAGGTTTGGCATTTATAGACAACGCTGATGCAGATCCAGCGACAAATGGTGCAGATGTATACACCAAAGACGAACACTTCGTCATGGATTACAGCAAACCCCCCGGTAAGCAATGGACTTATAAGGGTTACACATTAAATGCTTTCAAATATCCTCAAGACCCGCGCTTGAATGTGGGAGGAGATGCACCCATTTTTCGCCGCATTAAAGGCAAGCCTTTTTTGTTCCTGACAGATATGTATGGTGTCGCTCTGCAAATCTATCGTTTCGACAAAACTAAGAATGGGGAAATTGCCATCCCGTCTGGATTATTTATAGGCACTAACGTCAATGGTAAACAGGCGATCGCTGGAAATTGGCCGCCAAATCAACCGAAAACGGGAGAGTGGATCTGGCGCGATAAAAACGGTAACGGCGCGTTTGATGGAGGCGAATACGATATTAGCAAAGATTATCCCTACATCGGGGGATGGTGGGTGGATAGCAAAGGCGACGTGTGGAAAACTTTGCGAAGTCAAGATGGTATTGGCATCCGGCATTATCCTCTACAGGGGTTAGATGACCAGGGTAACCCCATCTACACCTATAACTCAATGAAAAAGCAAAAGACTCCTAGCATATTTACCGATCTGCGGCGGATTGAGTATTTCCCCGAAACAGACACCATGTATTTAACAGGCTTCACCAAAGAGCACCCTGCAATTCATTCTGATTACGCCAAGTTGGTGGGTTCGGAGATGGCACGTTATGACAATTGGAGCAAGGGTAAGCTCACTCAACGTTGGCGGATTGTTCTTCCAATTGACGATAAGAGTTCACTTCCTGAAGTTTTGACTCCGTCTGCAATCAGCGTAGCGGGAGACTATGTGTTTGCCGTGACTGTCAAAGCGGCTGAGGTGTACGTGTACAACACTAAGACAGGAGCGTTTGTCAGAAAATTAAAACCCGGTCCAGAAGTGGCAAGCGAAAGTGGTTGGGTAGATATACCATACGGCGTCCGCGCTTTTCGCCGCTCAAACGGAGAGTACTTGGTGTTTGTTGAGGAAGATGCGAAAGGAAAGGTAATTATGTATCGACTGCCAAGGTAA
- a CDS encoding DUF2269 family protein, whose amino-acid sequence MPKLNVKQKNWLVSAHVAFAALWTGTVLSMFLLALRNKDSANADVLYALNSAINLLDDYVVIPSAIGSLLTGTLLCWLTVWGFFKHYWVIVKWIATVFLIVFGTFWLFPWANAATALSETQRLQALENPLYQFDVRGVIIGTVVQVICLLAIITISLLKPWGRRSVKAQNSASSAAASSS is encoded by the coding sequence ATGCCAAAACTCAATGTCAAGCAAAAAAATTGGTTGGTGTCTGCTCACGTTGCGTTTGCTGCGCTGTGGACTGGAACGGTTTTGAGTATGTTCCTGCTAGCACTTAGAAACAAAGATTCCGCGAATGCGGATGTGTTGTATGCCCTCAACTCAGCAATTAACTTGTTGGATGATTATGTTGTCATTCCATCTGCTATTGGGTCATTACTCACGGGAACATTACTGTGTTGGCTAACAGTTTGGGGATTTTTCAAGCATTACTGGGTAATTGTCAAATGGATTGCTACAGTTTTCCTTATCGTCTTTGGAACGTTTTGGCTATTTCCGTGGGCAAATGCAGCCACGGCACTTTCTGAGACACAACGATTGCAAGCTTTAGAAAATCCACTCTATCAGTTTGATGTTAGAGGCGTGATCATTGGAACGGTGGTGCAAGTCATCTGCCTATTAGCCATCATCACAATTTCTTTACTCAAGCCGTGGGGCAGACGCTCTGTGAAAGCGCAAAACTCGGCAAGTTCAGCAGCCGCGAGTTCGAGTTAG
- a CDS encoding glycosyltransferase family 4 protein, which yields MKLCIVTHSIIKGDGQGRVNYEVATEAIRRGHHVTLLATQVAPELQQNNQVSWVFIPVKGWPTELFRNLIFAWRSTNWLHKHRSGLDVVKVNGAITWAKSDVNAAHFVHNSWLKFSSKQTKVRSTKDTLNPRQIGYNFYQWMYTALNARWEKEAFHQTQVLVAVSDKVAKDLLEIGVPPESIRVIVNGVDLQEFSPGVTERKRWSLPEGVTLALFAGDIRIPRKNLDTVLHALVKVPDLHLAVVGITEGSPYPQLATSLGLSDRVHFLGFRRDVPEIMKAVDLFVFPSRYEPFGLVVIEAMATGIPVITARSTGAADLVTKEAGIVLPDSDDTEALAQALLSLASDRTKRNKMGQAARAIAEQHSWTSMAKRYVDLFEELNQ from the coding sequence GTGAAGCTCTGCATCGTTACCCACAGCATCATTAAAGGTGATGGCCAGGGCCGAGTGAATTATGAGGTTGCCACAGAAGCAATTCGTCGCGGTCACCACGTTACCTTATTAGCAACTCAGGTAGCTCCGGAATTACAACAAAATAACCAAGTGAGCTGGGTGTTCATTCCGGTTAAAGGGTGGCCCACTGAATTGTTCCGTAACTTAATTTTTGCTTGGCGCAGTACAAATTGGTTGCATAAACATCGTTCTGGACTTGATGTAGTAAAAGTTAATGGTGCGATTACTTGGGCTAAGAGCGATGTTAATGCGGCACATTTTGTGCATAATTCGTGGCTCAAATTTTCCTCTAAACAGACAAAAGTCAGGTCTACTAAGGATACACTCAATCCACGCCAAATTGGTTACAATTTTTACCAGTGGATGTACACAGCTTTAAATGCACGCTGGGAAAAAGAGGCGTTTCACCAGACGCAAGTGCTGGTAGCAGTCTCGGATAAGGTAGCCAAAGATTTGTTAGAAATCGGTGTACCACCAGAGTCGATTCGGGTGATTGTCAATGGTGTTGATTTGCAGGAGTTTTCACCGGGTGTGACCGAGCGCAAAAGATGGAGCCTTCCTGAGGGAGTGACCCTTGCTCTTTTTGCAGGCGATATCAGAATCCCTCGGAAAAACTTGGACACGGTGTTGCACGCCTTAGTCAAAGTCCCCGATTTGCATTTGGCGGTTGTCGGCATAACTGAAGGTAGCCCCTATCCTCAGCTAGCGACATCCTTGGGATTAAGTGACAGGGTACATTTTCTAGGATTCCGGCGTGATGTACCGGAAATAATGAAAGCCGTAGATTTATTCGTCTTCCCTTCACGTTACGAGCCTTTTGGCTTAGTGGTTATTGAAGCGATGGCAACAGGGATACCTGTGATAACAGCAAGATCAACAGGTGCAGCCGACCTAGTGACAAAAGAAGCTGGAATCGTGTTGCCAGATTCAGACGACACAGAAGCTTTGGCACAAGCGCTGTTGTCTCTAGCAAGCGATCGCACCAAGAGGAATAAAATGGGTCAAGCTGCCAGAGCGATCGCTGAACAACACAGTTGGACGAGTATGGCAAAGCGCTATGTGGATTTATTCGAGGAGTTGAACCAGTGA
- a CDS encoding glycosyltransferase family 4 protein → MEGNTKNAASGSAYILCVGVGWFPKTPGGLERYIYDLALKLAANQDQVELCGVGLPEAEPHLPIKLTNLASPDSPIWKRLWSIRSNFQKTRGPKPDVINLHFALYSFPILDLLPKGVPITFNFHGPWASESQEEVVNRKLSVFLKAKLIEQRTYNHCDRLIVLSKAFGNILHKQYQVPWHKIHIIPGGVDVNRFQPNLSPQEARAKLDWPQDRPILFTSRRLVNRVGIDKLLDALATIKPRIPDVMLAIGGRGPLQATLQQQATELGLSNHVKFLGFIPDEILPVAYQAADLSVMPSQSFEGFGLAIVESLACGTPVVCTPVGGMPEILEPFSPDLMTSSTEASAIAERLEHILLGKVPTPSREACRQYAVTHFDWHKISQDVRQVLLA, encoded by the coding sequence GTGGAAGGTAACACAAAAAATGCTGCTTCAGGATCTGCGTATATTCTCTGTGTGGGAGTAGGCTGGTTCCCTAAAACCCCCGGAGGACTGGAACGGTATATCTATGACCTAGCTCTGAAACTAGCAGCAAATCAAGACCAAGTTGAATTATGTGGAGTTGGTCTACCAGAAGCTGAACCACATTTGCCGATCAAACTGACGAACTTGGCATCGCCAGATAGTCCCATTTGGAAACGGTTGTGGTCTATTCGCTCTAACTTTCAGAAAACAAGAGGTCCCAAACCAGATGTGATTAATTTGCATTTTGCATTATACAGCTTTCCAATTTTGGATCTTTTGCCAAAAGGAGTGCCTATCACCTTTAACTTTCATGGTCCTTGGGCATCTGAGAGTCAAGAGGAAGTGGTTAACAGGAAACTCAGTGTTTTTCTCAAAGCTAAACTGATAGAACAAAGAACATATAATCATTGCGATCGCTTGATTGTTCTGAGCAAAGCATTCGGTAATATATTGCACAAACAATATCAGGTTCCTTGGCACAAAATTCACATCATCCCTGGTGGAGTTGATGTTAACCGGTTTCAGCCTAACCTATCACCCCAAGAGGCGCGCGCAAAACTAGACTGGCCCCAGGATCGCCCAATTTTATTCACATCCCGCCGCTTGGTCAATCGAGTGGGAATTGACAAATTGTTAGATGCTTTGGCTACCATTAAACCGAGAATTCCGGATGTCATGCTTGCGATCGGCGGACGCGGACCACTACAAGCTACACTACAACAGCAGGCTACTGAATTAGGACTCAGTAATCATGTTAAATTTTTAGGGTTTATACCTGACGAGATCTTACCTGTTGCTTACCAAGCGGCTGACCTTAGTGTTATGCCCAGTCAGTCTTTTGAAGGATTTGGATTGGCAATAGTAGAATCCTTAGCCTGTGGGACTCCTGTTGTGTGTACTCCGGTTGGAGGAATGCCAGAAATTTTAGAACCATTCTCACCAGATTTAATGACTTCTTCTACCGAAGCCTCAGCCATTGCAGAAAGATTAGAACATATACTACTGGGAAAAGTGCCAACACCTTCACGAGAAGCTTGTCGCCAGTACGCTGTCACACACTTCGACTGGCATAAAATATCTCAGGATGTGCGACAAGTTCTATTAGCCTAA
- a CDS encoding glycosyltransferase, with translation MKILFLDQSGKPGGAELCLIDIAKPYRDSCLVGLFADGSFRNLLEENHIPVEILTTQAIQVRKESSLAQGLGSLGQLIPLITKVVQTARKFDLIYANTQKALVVGALASFFSRRPLVYHLHDILSSEHFSQTNRRIAVTSANRFASLVIANSQASQTAFVAAGGRPEITEVVYNGFDPKIYQSHESGVSQIRQQLGLDGKFVVGHFSRLAPWKGQHILIEALAQCPLDVTGILVGDALFGEQEYVQHLHQQVTALGLEHRVKFLGFRSDIPLLMAACDLVAHTSTAPEPFGRVIVEAMLCGRPVVAAKAGGAIELVEHGVNGFLVTPGKPDELAQVLITCLKEPEKTGAIAHNAQHTASQRFDVTAINQQIAMLLNKL, from the coding sequence ATGAAAATTCTCTTCCTAGACCAAAGTGGTAAACCAGGCGGAGCGGAACTGTGTTTGATAGATATCGCCAAACCTTATAGAGATAGCTGTTTAGTGGGCTTATTTGCTGATGGTTCTTTTAGGAATTTACTAGAGGAGAATCACATTCCAGTTGAAATTCTCACCACTCAAGCAATACAAGTTCGCAAAGAAAGCAGCTTGGCACAAGGATTAGGCAGTTTGGGTCAACTCATACCCCTAATTACTAAAGTCGTGCAAACAGCAAGAAAATTCGATTTAATCTACGCCAATACCCAAAAAGCATTGGTTGTTGGCGCACTGGCTAGTTTTTTCAGCCGTCGTCCTCTGGTCTATCATTTGCACGATATTCTTTCATCAGAGCATTTTAGCCAAACCAACCGTCGCATAGCCGTAACTAGCGCAAATCGTTTTGCATCATTAGTCATTGCCAATTCCCAAGCCAGTCAAACAGCCTTTGTTGCAGCCGGAGGACGCCCAGAAATAACAGAAGTAGTTTACAACGGCTTTGACCCTAAAATTTATCAAAGCCACGAGTCTGGTGTGAGTCAAATCAGACAACAATTGGGGCTAGATGGAAAATTTGTCGTCGGACACTTTAGCCGTCTTGCACCTTGGAAAGGGCAGCACATATTAATAGAAGCACTGGCACAATGTCCTCTTGATGTCACAGGAATCTTAGTTGGTGATGCACTTTTTGGTGAACAAGAATATGTCCAGCACTTACACCAACAGGTGACAGCGCTGGGACTAGAACACCGAGTCAAATTTTTAGGATTTCGTTCAGATATTCCCCTGCTGATGGCGGCTTGCGACTTGGTAGCACATACCTCAACAGCTCCAGAACCGTTTGGTAGAGTGATTGTAGAGGCTATGTTGTGCGGACGACCTGTGGTTGCTGCGAAAGCTGGCGGTGCGATCGAATTAGTAGAACACGGTGTCAACGGTTTTTTAGTCACACCAGGAAAGCCCGATGAATTGGCACAAGTTCTCATCACCTGTCTTAAAGAACCAGAGAAGACAGGGGCTATAGCTCATAATGCACAACATACCGCCAGCCAGCGTTTTGATGTCACAGCTATTAATCAGCAAATTGCCATGCTGCTGAATAAGTTATAA
- a CDS encoding mechanosensitive ion channel family protein has protein sequence MPPVRAQIPFLPTVQTSTNGSSESDTRDVSRWVYLDGRGLFQVAAPRANISERLQQIERNLAEISQGYFQDPNAKLDIQVNDSGPSPIISINGLYLMTVTSQDANLRQAPPSGAANLIVQTLEDELEQARQERRPQYLIRQGVIAGTTGIGMIVLSWGVYSWQRRSKRHLLQPIPPTTPEVQPITTQLTKQEHQHFREVKRRLSQLAQVTIWGGGTLFMLGLFPYTRPLQVVIISAAQIPLKLGVVVLGTYVAVRLSYALIDRFTTAFINSSALLTPETSERLQLRVSTIAGVTKSIITIVWLGVGILLSLTTLGIDVVPLLAGASLVGVAVSLASQNLIKDAINGFLIIMEDQYALGDVINVGDVGGLVENLNLRMTQLRDAEGRLITIPNSEIKIVANLSSRWSRADLTIPVGYQTDIDLALKLIETVSLEMDQDPKWQNPILETPQVLGVDHFGDRGLNIRVWIKTQPLKQWEVAREYRRRLKIAFDKAGISIPLPQQSIWVNDFQLQKSMPSSGDGNGNS, from the coding sequence ATGCCTCCAGTTAGAGCGCAGATTCCTTTTTTGCCTACGGTGCAAACTTCCACCAATGGGAGTAGTGAATCAGATACTCGAGATGTTTCTCGTTGGGTTTATTTGGATGGTCGCGGTTTGTTTCAGGTTGCAGCTCCAAGGGCGAACATTTCAGAGCGTTTACAACAAATTGAACGAAATTTGGCTGAAATTAGCCAAGGTTACTTTCAAGACCCTAATGCCAAGCTGGATATACAGGTTAATGATTCAGGTCCTTCACCAATCATTAGCATCAACGGTCTATATCTCATGACTGTGACGTCTCAGGATGCAAACCTACGACAGGCACCTCCCTCAGGGGCGGCAAATCTCATTGTCCAAACATTGGAGGATGAATTAGAGCAGGCAAGACAGGAGCGACGACCCCAGTATTTAATCCGCCAAGGTGTCATTGCTGGTACAACTGGTATCGGGATGATTGTATTAAGTTGGGGGGTATATAGCTGGCAACGCCGCTCAAAACGGCATTTACTACAGCCAATACCACCGACTACACCAGAAGTTCAACCCATTACCACACAACTGACGAAACAAGAACATCAACATTTTCGAGAAGTCAAGCGACGACTTTCTCAGCTTGCACAAGTAACAATTTGGGGCGGTGGAACTTTGTTCATGCTGGGTCTGTTTCCCTACACGCGACCGCTTCAGGTCGTCATTATCTCAGCGGCGCAAATTCCTTTGAAATTGGGTGTTGTGGTACTGGGAACTTATGTGGCAGTACGTCTTAGCTATGCTCTGATTGATCGTTTCACCACTGCTTTTATCAACAGTAGTGCTTTGCTGACTCCTGAAACTTCTGAGCGGTTACAACTGCGAGTTTCTACCATTGCTGGTGTTACCAAAAGTATTATCACCATTGTCTGGTTGGGAGTTGGCATTCTGTTATCCCTAACAACGCTAGGCATAGATGTCGTTCCCTTGCTAGCTGGTGCCAGTTTAGTTGGTGTGGCTGTGTCCCTTGCGTCTCAAAACCTGATTAAAGATGCAATTAACGGCTTTTTGATCATCATGGAAGACCAGTACGCCTTGGGTGATGTGATTAACGTGGGAGATGTGGGAGGTTTGGTAGAAAATCTGAATCTGCGGATGACTCAACTGCGGGATGCAGAAGGACGGCTGATCACCATCCCCAACAGCGAAATCAAAATTGTTGCCAATCTTTCTAGTCGTTGGTCACGAGCTGATTTAACTATCCCTGTCGGCTATCAAACCGATATTGACCTAGCTTTAAAATTGATTGAAACTGTCTCTCTTGAGATGGATCAAGATCCAAAATGGCAGAATCCAATTTTGGAAACTCCTCAAGTTTTGGGAGTGGATCATTTTGGCGATCGCGGTTTGAATATTCGCGTGTGGATTAAAACTCAACCCCTGAAGCAATGGGAAGTAGCACGGGAGTATCGCCGCCGTCTAAAAATCGCCTTTGACAAAGCCGGAATTTCCATTCCTTTGCCTCAACAATCGATTTGGGTGAATGATTTTCAACTACAGAAATCTATGCCATCAAGCGGAGATGGCAACGGTAATTCCTGA
- a CDS encoding glycosyltransferase family 2 protein, translating to MSVTVIVPTYRRPKDLARCLQALQKQTRSVDEVIVVVRDTDAESWAFLETFDPNLLPLRTAKVSVPGVIAAMNAGLDLAKGDIIAFTDDDAAPHNEWLARIETHFLCDERIGAVGGRDWVYHGTRLEDGACKVVGQVRWFGRVIGNHHIGVGEAREVDVLKGVNMSFRQSAIKGLHFDERMQGTGAQVHYEVAFCLTLKRAGWKLIYDPKVAVNHYPAQRFDEDQRNSFNSIALANAVHNETLALLEYLSPTQQLAFLVWSTLVGSREAMGFIQWLRFLPSDGLLAGQKLSASLRGRWQGWRTFHAGRLY from the coding sequence ATGAGTGTCACGGTTATAGTACCAACTTACCGCCGCCCCAAAGACCTGGCACGCTGCTTGCAGGCACTGCAAAAGCAAACTCGAAGCGTGGATGAGGTTATAGTGGTCGTTCGCGATACAGATGCTGAAAGTTGGGCGTTTCTTGAAACATTCGACCCCAACCTCTTGCCACTACGCACGGCAAAGGTGAGCGTTCCAGGGGTCATAGCAGCGATGAATGCAGGTCTTGATTTGGCAAAGGGAGACATCATCGCTTTTACAGACGATGATGCTGCCCCACACAATGAGTGGTTGGCACGGATTGAAACTCACTTTCTCTGTGATGAGCGCATCGGCGCTGTAGGCGGACGCGATTGGGTTTATCATGGCACTCGCCTAGAAGATGGTGCCTGCAAGGTGGTTGGTCAGGTGCGTTGGTTTGGACGAGTTATTGGCAATCATCATATAGGCGTAGGCGAAGCTCGCGAGGTGGATGTCCTCAAAGGAGTCAACATGAGCTTTCGCCAGTCTGCCATCAAGGGATTGCACTTTGATGAGCGAATGCAAGGCACAGGTGCTCAGGTTCACTATGAGGTAGCGTTTTGCCTAACTTTGAAACGGGCGGGTTGGAAGCTAATCTACGATCCAAAGGTGGCAGTGAATCACTATCCAGCGCAGCGATTTGACGAGGATCAGCGCAACAGTTTCAATAGCATTGCCCTGGCTAATGCAGTACACAATGAAACTTTAGCGTTGCTAGAATACTTGTCACCAACTCAGCAGTTGGCATTTTTGGTTTGGTCAACATTAGTGGGCAGCCGAGAGGCTATGGGTTTTATCCAGTGGTTGCGGTTCTTGCCGAGTGACGGTTTATTGGCGGGGCAAAAGTTATCTGCGTCTTTGCGTGGTCGTTGGCAAGGTTGGCGAACCTTCCACGCAGGGAGGCTATACTAA